The genomic segment tttgcaggAAGGCAGAAGATGCTCAAAATCCCACCCAGCATGTGtagcagctgtgctgactggtggattctgggaaatatagtGCATACTGGCTGGGGGGGCATGATTTGGGGGAAAGTAACATTCTAAGTCGTGGTCTATGTCTGTTCAGAGGCTGACTCCATAGACTTATTGCAAAGTAAGTCATTTAGGAACGCAGCCTAAAGCAGAGTGGCAAATTTTTGGACCTACTGTACagatatttttggattacaactcccagcattccatGCTGGGTagaattatgggagttataggcaaaataaaaataaaaatctatagGGCTAAACGGTCCCCATTCTTGTAATCAAGCTGAACCTAAGCCTCAGTCTTCAGTCTTACACCCATTTTCTCACTGGGCTTGATTTAGGAAAAACATGTACAAGATTGTGTGGTTACTCTTAGATTGGTCTGACGTCTTGTATTCAGCTACACCCCCTAATTAATTCTGCAGAAGATGAACGTGGTTTTAAGTCTTTAAtcacatgaatttaaaaaactcTAGATAAAATGccatggctggggatgatgggacatgTAGGATTTGGAGTATGAGGTGTTGAGGCAGGCTTGGGAAGAGCAGGTTGATGGGGAAAGGCTGAAAGGAAGGAATGTGTGATTAATTGCAAGATTGCCAACTTCCAAGTCTGATGTGAATTAAAAGAAAGGAGAGGGGTCACATTAAAGGTGCCTTTGTCTTTAATATGCAAattcccttcactgggaattttcaagCGATTGTTCAAAACACAGTTTTTGCAATAGGCCTTCACAGACCTCATAACACCTTACTAAGGTGATAGGTCTTAATACTTATATTATTAATCCTGCCTTCTTGCTTTTATGTTATTTATGTTATTCTTACTTAAATTGGTCGGTCGTTTGTGCTTATTTTGATTGTATAACTATTATGTTTGTTGTTTGGAATTGTTCTTGTTTAAtatgcaaaccgcccagagtggtggCCAGATGGGAGTTATAGAagtcaaataagtaagtaagatttttaaaaagcatgcaaagAGCACCAGCTGGGGGGAGTAGCCTTAAgctggagggttttttcccccctggaggAAAATTCCCTCCTCTGAAGCTGGCATTTGCTGTGACAGAGATGGGAGACTCCCTTCTTAACACCAGTGAGGAGATTTGCACCCAGGGCTCAGGGTGGGAGGGTATAAACTGCTCCCCTTATTTCATTGGGGGCCACACCACTGTCTGTACCCCCAAACTCTGGTGGCAGATGGCTGCTCTTGTGGCAAATACAAAAAAATGCCATGGCAACTGCACGTGTGCCTGAAGGACCTCCTGCACCATAGAGTCTCACAGATAGACAGGCCAAGGGGGGTCTCCTTTTTCGGAGCatggggagaagaaagaaatggcaatAATGCAGCATTAGGCCAGTTAAGAGCGGTTGTCTCCATGGTGACAACGAGTGAGTGTAGCGGGGGCTCCCCAAATGTCCAGAATCCACATGAAATCTAGTGTGGTGCAGGGGTTACAGCGTAGGACTCCGGAactctgggttcaaattccaccCACACCCATAAGGCTTTTTGAGTGAGctaccttacagggctgttgtgaCAGGAAAATAGGGAGGAGGACCATCATGGAGACCACCTTGAAGCTCATAGGAGCCAAGGTGAGGTATAAATGTCACTAAAAAGGAGGCTTGTCGGTTGCTCGTTTGCTTAAAGGAAACGCTGGCCATTCTTCCCGCTCTGCTTCAGTGGAGCAAGAAATGAATCTGATAAAGCATGGAGTCAGTCCTCCTTCCAGCCCTGTTTCAGTCTTGTTCATTCTCTTTATCCCCACCCCAGCAGATGTTGCATCCATTTTTTATACACCAAACGTTGTCACCACGTTCTTAGGTTCAGCGAGGGGCAAACATGGTCTCTGTGGTTGTGAAACTGTGGGTGGGAAGGGAATAAAGCCTAGAAGGCAGATCCATGATTTGATGAGTGCCGAACCCCTgactatttttcctttccttttccctgtgCTCATCCCAAACCCACACTCTCCCCCAGGATTGCTGCTACTATTACTGCCTGTATTCCTGCACCATATAAAACTTTCCAGGATGAGTCCCGCAGGGCTGGTATGTGACAGACGGCTACTCCAGAGATACATCCGTGAAAGCTTTGAATTGGAAGACCGACTGGTAAGGCCCCTCTCTGTCTGTTCGGTCCCGTCCAAGTTTGATTTAAAGGTGAAGAACCACACAGAGGGGGAACAGGGACTTTGAAGTTGCCACCTGGATAGCAGACAAGGAGCATCTAGGCAGTCAATTCCTCAGGTACATATGTCACCTGGCCTCAGATTTCCCATTTGGGTGCAATTGTATTTGTTttaagtgtgtgcgtgtgtgcgtgcatgcagatGCATGAgcgaaagaggagaaggggacgacagaggatgagatggaagaacagtgtcatcgaagccaccaacacgactttgacccaattccgggaggcagtggaagacaggaggggcgtgcgtgctctggtccatggggtcacgaagagtcgggcaggacttaacgactaaacaacagcaacaacaagaaggaGGAAATCGAGAGGGCTGTGGTCACTGGGTTCTCCCCTGTGTTGTGACTCTTGGTCAGGAGACCAAATATATTTCCCCTGGATGGTGGCCCTGCTTGCTCTTTCTGAACCGTTCACTCTGTGTTGTCTGTTTCCTCTTTCTGCAGAGCCAATGCAGGATGCTCCCCCTTCTCCAGCAGCCCGTACCCTTGCCCTTGGTGGGTTTCAACCTCCGAGAATGGGCGACGAAGACAGTGAGTATGTAAGACTGAGAAGCCCATGCAGGGGAAGGGGTTTTTGGGCCCGAGCATTTTAGCAGAGCTTTGGGGGGCTTGCAATCAGGTCCAGTTGGGTTGACACCATTGCCAGGGACATCTGTCAAGAACTGTGGGACTGTACAGTGTTTCCTGTGTGAGGGACGTCTGGTAGAAGGGGCAGGGGAAATCCAGACTTGACACAACTCTAGAGTTTGGAAGTCATGAGCTAATGTAATACTTTCACTCTCAATGCATTAATTTTTGGAGGGAAACAGTAgcatgcttattttattttagtttatttgttGCTGTCTAACATAGAATATGGGATGttgtggcgctgcaggttaaactgcagaagcctctgtgctgcaaggtcagaagaccagccgtcataagatcaaatcgatgcgatggagtgagctcctgtcgcttgtcccagctcctgccaacctatcagttcgaaaacatgcaaatgcaagtagataaatagggaccacctcggtgagaaggtcacggcattctgtgtccagtcacgctggccacatgaccacggaaactgtcttcggacaaaaaacgctggctctatggcttggaaacggggatgagcgccgccccctagagtcggacatgactggactaaatgtcaaggggaacctttacctaacataGAATCTGAAGTCTTCTGGTTTGCAGGGTAACAGCAACAGCTAGCCATGACTTCtcaaacaatggccagaatctcatCGGTTAGCTACACAGTGGTGTCAAGTGAGCACCAAATTGCCAGTAAATAACAAATCACTACTGCTATCCTGACTTGGTGTGCAAGAAGGGACTCAAACAGTGACTCATTAACTAGCACCAATCCTCCACTGAGACGTGTTCTTATACCTGTGTGACTACCTAGTAAGATGGCAGATGTAGTCTAGCACATATGGACAGCGTTGTGTTGGAGAAGCATTAAAATACCAAGGCTGaatattttcctgccttttttgctCTTAGAATCCTTCCAAAGGGAAGGAAGTCCTCCTCGACCTAGTCAAGCTGGTGGAGGGCATAACCACAGCCCAGCAAGAACTGAACCAAGGGTGCCCGTCGGTGCTTCTTCAGCAGCTTTTTGAGAAGACCAGCTTCTTCGTCCTGCAGCTACAGAACCTCAGGTGGCAGGTAAGCGAGGAATGGTGAGGCTTTCTGCCGACCTTTGGCACACACATCGTTTTCCTTGTGCTGCAGCGGTAGCATCTTGTTTCTTGAATCTTAGGGCCACCCTGAGCCCTGCTTAGCGTGTTCTTGGGAAGGATGAGGCAGACAGACATTTAAAGCTCCTTCCTCTCCTTGCCTGCAAGGGCTTTTAAGTTCGGTGAGAGGAAGTGTTGGGAAGGTTAACACAAAAGCACAGGAGCTGGCAACCAGTTAGATATGTTAGCCCGAGCCATGGAGGGATCAAAGATGGTGTCTCTCCTACAGTGACCAACAGGTTGACACTATGAAGCCCAGCTGTACCCTCTTGCTATTGCTTCTCAGCAACTAGAGGGTCAAACTGGACAATACCATGTTCCCATGTCATTAGAAACGGAGTTCCCTTAATTGGTGGATGATGTCGATGTATCCTAGAACAAGCTCTTCTCACCTCTCCATGCTGCagattgctttgcttttactttgtGACTGTTTATTGATAGGCTTCATTTGCTAGTCCAGTTGCCCAGATATGAGAGCTTTAAAGGAATTTCATATTGGGAGAGAAAACCGTGTCAGTTTTGACTGTGAAACTGGCTTCTTGTACAGTGGAATCCTGATATCTGAGGTCAAATTGCCTCTGGTCATAgagataaaatactgtacagccaACCACTCTAGTAGTTACTGAGTCTTATGCCTTCCATGAATTTGCCCAGTCACCTTTTAAAGCTGTTCAAGCTGGCAGCAAATCCTGAAGTCTAACTATGCATTACGTGATGAGATTCTTCCTTTAATCTATGCCGAACCTCCCCCTCCTTCATTCAGCTTCAGTGGATAACCTCACTGGGTTCTCATCTTAGGTATTATGTGAGAAGAACTGGTGGAACGATTAACATCCCGGCACATTTCATTGGGCTTAGATATTTATTAGTTATATTTGCATGCCACCTTCCTGCCCAAGGCAGGTCGGGTCCTATCAAAAGACTGAATGCTACTTCAGCACTTTCCTCCCCACACCCTCATTTCAATTGGTTGCATCCTTACACCATACTTCCTTGCCTTTCGAGAGATGGAGAGGTGGCCAGCTCCACCAACTAGCtggtgtagctttgggcaaagtTGGCGCTCTGCCTGGCTAGTGCTTTTTTTCATggaatacagcaggacccccttatccCTAGAATCAGTCTTTGCTGATGCACttacccacagtctgaaaatatttaaaaaattaaaagaaacaacaaacccAATATATACATTTCTAATGATGaagctaccagaactggccactaaagggagccagagacccacTAGGTGTAGTATTTGCTATTTAAAGACCATTTGCTATAGTCTGCGGTTTTTCAGCATTCACAGTgcggggcttggaaccaatgGGGATCTTACTGAATACCAAGATGGAGGGGTGAATGGAGAGGGAGACCAGGCAGGTAaatggcagcaggaggaggaggaggagaagctgagaggtGGCAACACCCGTACAAGGGGTGGGGAATCTGCAGACAGGGAAGACAGATTCATGGCTGGCTTTCATACTTCATTCTCACAACCTTCCTGCGAGATAGAACAGTCTGAAACTGTGACCATCACAAGGTCATCAAAGGAGCAAATCAGTGACCAATGATGTTGAAACGAGCGAGTTAACACTGGGTGGGAAGCAGCCCTTTGCATTAAATAATGGGAAAGTGACAAATAAGCTCTTTTTGGTCTCAGAGTTtgaggttctttttttttaagaaacagaatCTAGTGATGATTGAGAGGCTGAGTCCTTAATTTGCCATTTCTCCAGCAGGACCTGGATTTGCTGCAGGGCTTAGCCTTAATAAGCACCCCACTCCCGTTATTCTTCTCCCCCTCTCTTGTTTTAGGAACAGGACGTGCCTGGGCAGCCAGAAGGAACTCCTCGGTTAATTCTGGAGAGCAACCTTCGGAAGATCTTCCAAACCTACAAACAGCTGCTGAGAGGAAAACTCCATTTCCTCTTCAGTGACCTGCGGAAGGACCTCTGCAGTGAGGGTGACTCAGCCTAGGagcaacagccctgctcaccCGCCTTGCAGTTGGGCGTCTTCAAGAGAGCAGGGAAGAGCCCGTGAGCTTTTCCTCCAAGTGGTCCCAGGGGGCGAGACAAGAGGAGCGGTCACGAGTGGAAGGGAAATGCTGTCCAGCCTCTGCCTTGACCTTGGGGCTAGGGAGAAAGCGGAAGTGGGAAAAGGGATACTGCGATGCCTTCTCTCTGACCTTCTCGCTAAATACTTTAGCTGCCGGCAAGAAGAAAGCTAAACAGGATTCCCTGGAGCTGAGCATGTCTGGCTGTGCCCTTGAAGCCAACCTGCTCTCAGTTCTGCCTGTCCTGCTTGGTTAATGGTTGCCTGGATGTTTAGCAGCTTCGACGCAGCGATCAGTGGTGTTCATTCACCCTCTTGCAAATAGCGCCCAGGTGGAGATCGGGGCTCTTTTCTCCAACATGCTCCTTGCTGGATTCCTTCTCGCCATACCAGCCTGCAATACGAGGTCCTCTCAATCCTTCAAGGCCACCGAGAGGATGTTCTTGACCTGATACAGGAAACATAGGCACCTGCCCTGCTTGTCTTTGGCAGCCTTGGCAGGCTAAATCCGTTTAAAACCGTACCTTGTCAGTGTTTTTCAGTGACATGAAGAAACAGCGTATTTATCAGCTTCCCAACAGATTCCTATTGATCTGGCCTTGCTGTGATTTCATGAAGAAGGCTCAGAAAAGCCCCACCTTAGCAGGTTACTGACAAGGAAATGCTGACAAGTGTGAGGACGGAGTGATGAGATGGTTGTTTTTAACTCTCCAACTTTATGAAGAAATTTTGCTACTTCTTTATCATCCCCCGAGGCCAGTCTTGGGATAAAGGAGAAAGAACATGAGGGCTTAAGATGGGGCCATCATGGACTTCCTGGGCTCCCCGGACATGGTacacctggatagctcagtggtttagatctctggctgccgagccaaaggttgcgagttcgattcccccactgggcctcactaacaagggctggacttcatgatccatagggtcccttccaggtctgcagttctaggatgatgatgaggaCACTGGAATTACTATTTGGCAAATATAATGGAGAGTTCTCAGTGACAGGGTGGCAAGAATAACTTCCTACCTTGTAGGTTCTGTTACATTATTCTTTCCCGAGCGACAGTAGGAAGCCAACGTTCCTACCCATGAGAAAGGGAAAGGTCAGATCCAATGGATTAAAGAAACTGGGACTGGACTTTATAGATGCTGCGTGGAGGAGAAAGTTAGGCAAAGCTTTTCACTGACCACCTTTACCCTCACAATGACTAGGGTttattatgcttttttaaaaaataagcctcATCAGGCAAAACGAGCCCGTGAGCTTTTCCTCCAAGTGGAAAAGTGTTAAAGGATCATGTGCCCTGATGGCACTGTTTTTGCAGTGTGAAGACTACCAGGCTTGTCTCCAGTGGCAGCAACAGTCACATGCCCCGTTGCACAAGAGGACTGGGGGTGTACGACAGACAGCGTGCACACTTGCGGCAGCTGTGTGATCATGCCGTGCCACAGGATTGGGACCCACATCTTCAGTCTTGGCCTGCAGACTTCTCCAGAATAATACAGGGATCAGATTGGGTGGATGATGTGCGCGCATGTGTCCATGTGTGAGACAGACAGAGACCTGATCTGCATCTGTTGATGCCAACTCTGTCATTGGGTAGAAGGAAGCAGCTGCCCGAAGGAGACTTTTTGGGTGCCATAAGAGGGCAAACTGTTAGTTTATTACTGCTTTTTTACTGGCAGGGATGGGAGAGAATGTTTGTGGGATTCTTCTACCTCAGATACCAAATAAAATGGGCAACTTTTGGTACTATGCACCTTGACTTGATttggtgtgggggggaggggctgtaccagtgactcaggcagcaaaatgtcactGGTTGGCCCAGCTGGCCAGAAGTGCTTCTCCTTTGTGGTGCGAGTGTAGGGAAGATAGAGAGAATATCTAACTTTTGAAGACTATCTACTGTCTTCAGAATATACAAATCCAACAGAGTCGGTCTACGGTTCCTTTATCTGTAGAATACGGTTCTTGAGTCCAGAATCAGGTCATTGACTTCTTAGTGTAGCCATCCTCAATGGGTGCCAGGAAGCCCTCCCCCCCAGCACatctgaagggggccacagacggAAAACTATGAGCAAGGGGTTTTCTGTTCATCTGTTTGTGTCGTATCCTTGTTTGACGGGgtgccctggaacctgagaaaaTGGCCATGgcgattaataataataataataataataataataataataataataataataataataataataataataataataataaaaacagggttgagaatggctgtcttAGTGTAGATGCAGCAAAGTACAGTAGGAAGAAGTGCAGCCAAATATTGAAAAAGCtaccttttaattaaaataataagctAAGACACAATGTTCTTCAGGGGATATGCCTTCTTTACTCCAGCTGTTGGCTTGAAGAGCAAAGAAATAATGTCCACAGCTGCCTGCAACAACCCTCCTGGTTCTCAGGACACTGAGCTGCCTGCACCATATAGAAAAAGTTAAGTCTGTCACAATGATACAGACAAGACACAGTCCCTTCAAGATTCGGTGAGGGCTGCTCTCTTTCCGACTGAGACTTTGCCGGCTCCGTTTCATGGATATTCTGGACGAGTCTTTGCAGTGAAGTCCTGAGTAAATCTGAAGAAACCGATGGCCCTGCAGGATGATCTTGGGATGGGGGACAAGTGGCAAATAAGGCAAAGGTGTGAAGAACAAGAGATGCAACCCGCTGTTCGTCTTCATATATTTACTCCGTGATACCCCCTTGTAGTCTCCCTGTGGCCCTCATCATCCTGCTCCTGTGGTTGGATCAGAAGGCCAGTTTCTTCATCAGGAGATACACTCTGGAATCCACTTCAAAGCCATGTAGGTTGTTGGCGTCTCCCTGAAGCCTCATGAGCAGACCGCCGTAGGAAACATAGGCTGAGCTGGAAGAGGGTAGAGGAAGGTGAGGAGGAAGAACAGGGTTCCCTTTAGTACAGCAGTAGAGACCCTTCAGCCCTCCCCgtgctttggactacagttcccataagccTTTGCCATTGGCCAGACTTGGTGAGGCTTCTAGATGCCAAGAAATACAATGTGCCTAAGATCTTCCACTGCTGATATTGCAAACTGCTGCGAGAGCAGTTCAAAACCAGCAACAGACCTTTTTGGGGGGCGGGTGTTACTTGTGATTTTGTATTTCTTGACTCCATTACTCACTTTGGACAGTAGGTGCAACCTGGAGCAGAAAAAGTGGCCTTTGGATTCATGGAACCTACTCATCCTTGCTCTCTAGGACGTTGGAAAAAAAGCCTTCTGTCACCTGTTCTAGCCAGCTCTTCCTTAAAAGGGTCTGAACCTTCTGCTAATAAAGCACGAGCTTTTGCCCGAGGGCTGGTCACTGCCTCTTGGTTTAGCTACTAAACAGAAGCTTCAGGAACGTTAGAAGCAGGCAGTGTACGGAgtttgaaaaaattacttttgcacATTCCAACTCCAAATTCCCCAgttgttggctgggggattccagGTGCTGTAGACTACAATGGGAACTTTTTCAAACTTTGGtagatggctggctggctgtctccCTCTCCTTAGACAAGTTTTGCTATCCAAACTTTCCTGTAGAAAAACTGGCCTGCAGGCAAGTAACCAGCTAGCAGTTCTGTGCTAGACCTACCAGCTTATGTTCCAAAGCCTGCCTCGCTCATGAAACTGTAAtcggattaaaaaaaaacccaaacgtGCATTTAGACCCCAACACAGGCTCCAATCTTGGGGGCCGCTTGAGCCCAATCACCAAAAACTGGCATGTAGCACATCAAGGTTGGAGAGCTATCAGACCTCCAGGGGCAGAGTTCTTGGCTAGGACCAAGAAACTGGGAGACACAGGGCAGCTCATTGGTTTCTCTCCGTTTGTAGACGGGAAAAAGTAGATGGCAAAACTAGATACAACAATAGGCTAAAGACTACCATAGCGTACAGACATAAATCTTTCGTTGCTTCACTCTTGGGCACAAGAATAATAAACCTTGTCTGCAAGAGAACAAGATGCTTTT from the Pogona vitticeps strain Pit_001003342236 chromosome 3, PviZW2.1, whole genome shotgun sequence genome contains:
- the THPO gene encoding thrombopoietin isoform X1 — encoded protein: MNLIKHGVSPPSSPVSVLFILFIPTPADVASIFYTPNVVTTFLGSARGKHGLCGCETVGGKGIKPRRQIHDLMSAEPLTIFPFLFPVLIPNPHSPPGLLLLLLPVFLHHIKLSRMSPAGLVCDRRLLQRYIRESFELEDRLSQCRMLPLLQQPVPLPLVGFNLREWATKTNPSKGKEVLLDLVKLVEGITTAQQELNQGCPSVLLQQLFEKTSFFVLQLQNLRWQEQDVPGQPEGTPRLILESNLRKIFQTYKQLLRGKLHFLFSDLRKDLCSEGDSA
- the THPO gene encoding thrombopoietin isoform X3 yields the protein MSPAGLVCDRRLLQRYIRESFELEDRLSQCRMLPLLQQPVPLPLVGFNLREWATKTNPSKGKEVLLDLVKLVEGITTAQQELNQGCPSVLLQQLFEKTSFFVLQLQNLRWQEQDVPGQPEGTPRLILESNLRKIFQTYKQLLRGKLHFLFSDLRKDLCSEGDSA
- the THPO gene encoding thrombopoietin isoform X2; the encoded protein is MELNRLLLLLLPVFLHHIKLSRMSPAGLVCDRRLLQRYIRESFELEDRLSQCRMLPLLQQPVPLPLVGFNLREWATKTNPSKGKEVLLDLVKLVEGITTAQQELNQGCPSVLLQQLFEKTSFFVLQLQNLRWQEQDVPGQPEGTPRLILESNLRKIFQTYKQLLRGKLHFLFSDLRKDLCSEGDSA